The Chitinophaga pinensis DSM 2588 region TCTGGTGTTTGATAATTACGATTCTTTTACCTACAACCTGGTGCACCTGGTGGAAAAGATCATCAATGGTAAAGTGACGGTGGTACGCAATGATGAAATTCCATTAGAGAAAGTAAAAGACTATGATAAAATCATTCTCTCTCCTGGTCCCGGTATTCCTGAAGAAGCAGGATTACTGCTGCCGCTGATCAAAGAATATGCGCCAAGCAAATCAATCTTCGGCGTTTGTCTGGGTCAACAGGCAATAGGAGAGGCTTTTGGTGCGAAACTAATCAACCTGAAAGATGTGTACCACGGTGTAGCTACCAATGTGAACATTACTGCAAGAGACGGCAGACTGTTCAACGGCTTGCCTGATACACTGGAAGTAGGTCGTTATCACTCATGGGTGGTGGACGAAGCCACATTGCCGGCAGAGCTGACTATAACAGCAAAAGACGACAATAACTATATCATGGCGCTGCAACACAATACATATGATGTGAGTGGCGTACAGTTCCACCCGGAAAGCGTACTGACGCCACGTGGTGAACAGATCCTTCGTAACTGGTTGAATGCATAAATTCCGAGTAATGAAAAAGATACTTAATTACCTTTTTGAACATAAAACATTTACCCGTGAGGCAGCCAAAGAGATACTGATCAGTATTTCCAAAGGCATGTACAATGAGAGTGAACTGGCGGCATTTATGACCGTGTTCCTCATGCGCAGCATTACGGTAGAAGAACTGCTGGGTTTCCGCGACGCATTACTGGAACTCTGTATCCCGGTTAATCTGAACGGATATGAAGTACTGGATATCGT contains the following coding sequences:
- a CDS encoding anthranilate synthase component II — encoded protein: MNILVFDNYDSFTYNLVHLVEKIINGKVTVVRNDEIPLEKVKDYDKIILSPGPGIPEEAGLLLPLIKEYAPSKSIFGVCLGQQAIGEAFGAKLINLKDVYHGVATNVNITARDGRLFNGLPDTLEVGRYHSWVVDEATLPAELTITAKDDNNYIMALQHNTYDVSGVQFHPESVLTPRGEQILRNWLNA